A region from the Wolbachia endosymbiont of Folsomia candida genome encodes:
- the rimM gene encoding ribosome maturation factor RimM (Essential for efficient processing of 16S rRNA), with protein MDDDLVCLGVITSPHGIKGAVKIKTFTEKPENISLYGELTNGEESYKINSVSVVGDNLVIATIRGVHSRNEAELLRSKKLYIERAKLPKLSDDDEFYQEDLIDMEVRLENSELYGYVKSIYNFGSGDILEILVISTKKNIMLSFTKEIFPHINVKERYIVLNMPEFIDD; from the coding sequence ATGGATGATGATTTAGTATGTTTGGGAGTTATTACTTCTCCTCACGGAATTAAAGGGGCCGTTAAAATCAAAACTTTTACTGAAAAGCCAGAAAATATTTCCTTATATGGTGAGCTGACAAATGGTGAAGAGAGCTATAAAATAAATTCAGTGTCTGTTGTAGGTGATAATTTAGTAATAGCTACAATCAGAGGTGTGCATTCTCGTAATGAAGCAGAGCTTTTAAGAAGTAAAAAGCTATATATAGAGCGAGCTAAGCTACCAAAGCTGAGTGATGACGATGAATTTTATCAAGAAGATCTTATAGATATGGAAGTCAGACTAGAAAATAGCGAGTTATATGGCTATGTAAAATCTATATATAATTTCGGTTCAGGAGACATATTAGAAATTTTAGTTATCAGCACAAAAAAAAACATTATGCTATCTTTTACTAAAGAAATATTTCCACATATAAATGTTAAGGAAAGATATATAGTGCTCAATATGCCTGAGTTTATTGATGATTAA
- the gmk gene encoding guanylate kinase: protein MTLNSEGVLLVLSSPSGAGKTTISEKLLKRSTNLVRSVSMTTRKPRSGEMNGRDYFFVTEERFHELCEAGRMLEYAKVFENFYGIPRDFIEQNLNNGISVLLSIDWQGAFHLFKIIRERVVSVFILPPSMEELRLRLQKRNSDSESEIERRLAEAQKEISKSDQYDYVIVNDDIDQSVEEVMSILNRERLKKSREK, encoded by the coding sequence ATGACTCTAAACAGTGAGGGCGTATTACTGGTTCTATCATCTCCATCTGGAGCTGGAAAAACTACGATATCAGAAAAATTACTTAAGCGATCAACTAATCTAGTGAGGTCTGTTTCCATGACAACACGCAAACCTCGCTCTGGTGAAATGAATGGAAGAGACTATTTTTTTGTAACTGAAGAAAGGTTTCATGAGTTATGTGAAGCTGGCAGGATGCTTGAGTATGCTAAAGTTTTTGAGAATTTTTATGGCATACCGAGAGATTTTATAGAGCAAAACTTGAATAACGGGATAAGTGTTCTGCTAAGCATAGATTGGCAAGGAGCATTTCATTTATTTAAAATCATAAGAGAAAGAGTTGTAAGCGTGTTCATACTACCACCTTCAATGGAGGAGCTAAGATTGCGTTTGCAAAAGCGTAATAGTGATAGTGAAAGCGAAATAGAGCGCAGATTAGCCGAAGCTCAAAAAGAGATAAGCAAAAGTGATCAATATGATTATGTGATAGTAAATGATGATATTGATCAAAGCGTGGAAGAGGTAATGTCTATACTAAATAGAGAGAGGCTTAAAAAATCAAGGGAAAAATGA
- a CDS encoding heme exporter protein CcmB yields the protein MINSVRKLIVDKKNFTYTVCLFIIMLSLSSFSIENNNNKQEVMLTLTWICAAFVLQISTSNLFSSDYHDGILEQIFIQPFSSKLIITYKIFAHWLLFGLPISMISFIFSFIVLDNNVEYSTAVGLSLLFNTLIIINISATGNALVIGRNNLASGISQILVLPMIMPTFVYFKLLTQFEALSLNINILLITVLIFLTLIANSSIATHMALKFAVEQD from the coding sequence ATGATTAACTCAGTAAGAAAATTAATAGTAGACAAGAAGAATTTCACCTATACAGTGTGTCTTTTTATCATAATGCTAAGTTTATCCTCATTTTCAATTGAAAACAACAATAATAAACAAGAAGTCATGTTAACGTTAACGTGGATATGTGCTGCATTTGTTTTGCAAATCTCCACAAGCAATTTATTTTCATCTGATTACCATGATGGAATATTAGAGCAAATTTTCATACAGCCATTTTCTTCTAAACTTATAATTACTTATAAAATCTTCGCCCATTGGTTATTATTTGGATTACCAATTTCAATGATTTCCTTCATATTCAGCTTCATAGTGCTGGATAATAATGTTGAATATTCAACAGCAGTGGGACTATCCTTGTTGTTTAACACACTAATAATAATTAATATTTCAGCTACTGGAAATGCATTAGTAATTGGCAGAAACAATTTAGCCTCAGGAATATCACAAATTCTTGTGTTACCAATGATAATGCCAACTTTTGTATATTTTAAACTACTAACTCAATTTGAAGCGTTATCATTAAATATTAATATACTACTGATCACTGTTTTGATTTTTCTCACTCTGATAGCCAATAGTTCTATAGCTACCCATATGGCATTAAAGTTTGCCGTGGAGCAAGATTAA
- a CDS encoding pentapeptide repeat-containing protein, which produces MIRFLILILACHLCYGNEVGNRLLSKLAFERQVLGAHGAENRSVLEIHEDLSTGATTQLPTEVAFQKKSNEKNLIGDFLNTLHDIKYVSYNKKDFAKFLVKCHEARVPEDFKKGFGSNLNGANFSQLYLNGSIFNGVSLIGADFSNTDLSNVSFIDADLRGANFSNANLHGIKIKNTNLSFAKFVSANLTDMIFNNSDISYAEFVNSDLKKVSMYNITGLHTNFSNVKISFSNLSNSDISYVNFNDSEINDIVVQKSNLDNANFFGVDSYKLKVQFSSLKNANIYGAEIKESDFTGSDISSACFNSSTIVASNFNRANLSNAQFSYVNGDYSSFVKATLNGSKIKHTNAYAVNLQDADLSNIDFSFSELNEVDVSDADICRGKFYNTKVATSNMHGSFFDHSLFISAKIEGADLSEASMYKVKIQDSQIYNSNLSRHNIDSSEIESSTFFNLTADNSSWSNVKVTNSNFIESNFISSFLHDNTFKKTSFFLSNLNNSMISDVSFLSSSIYKSSVLSVHFTDCEFDNSIVIDNKGQKKLTDLENAITSIEDLQEKISQGKKFDVNYSYFKFEDMDLENADFSNSILSRAKFVNVNLNKANLEKTDLRYAIFDNSSLIETNLSDSNLEYASFFKSDLKNAILKKEK; this is translated from the coding sequence ATGATTAGATTTTTAATATTAATTTTAGCTTGTCACTTATGTTACGGCAATGAAGTAGGTAATAGACTTCTTTCGAAACTCGCTTTTGAGAGGCAAGTGTTAGGAGCACACGGAGCGGAAAACCGGAGTGTATTAGAGATACATGAGGATTTGAGCACCGGAGCGACAACGCAATTGCCCACAGAAGTAGCGTTTCAAAAGAAGTCTAATGAAAAAAACTTGATTGGTGACTTTTTGAACACCTTGCATGACATAAAATATGTATCTTACAATAAAAAAGATTTTGCTAAATTTTTGGTAAAGTGCCACGAAGCAAGAGTCCCAGAAGATTTTAAGAAAGGTTTTGGCTCTAACTTAAATGGAGCTAATTTTAGTCAATTGTACCTAAATGGATCTATTTTTAATGGAGTGAGCTTAATCGGTGCTGATTTTTCTAACACCGATCTATCTAACGTGTCTTTCATTGATGCTGACTTACGTGGTGCTAATTTCTCCAATGCTAATTTACACGGTATTAAAATAAAAAATACAAATTTAAGTTTTGCAAAATTTGTATCTGCAAATTTAACAGATATGATATTCAATAATTCTGATATAAGTTATGCTGAATTTGTCAATTCTGATTTGAAAAAAGTGAGCATGTATAATATCACTGGCTTGCATACTAATTTTTCGAATGTGAAAATAAGCTTTTCCAACTTATCAAATTCAGATATTAGCTATGTAAATTTTAATGATAGTGAAATAAATGATATTGTTGTGCAGAAAAGCAATCTTGATAATGCAAATTTCTTTGGGGTGGATTCATATAAGTTAAAAGTACAATTTTCTTCGTTAAAAAATGCTAACATATATGGTGCAGAGATAAAAGAATCAGATTTCACAGGTAGCGATATTTCCAGTGCCTGCTTTAATTCTTCTACTATAGTTGCTAGTAATTTTAATAGAGCTAATTTAAGCAATGCACAATTTTCCTATGTGAATGGCGATTATTCAAGCTTTGTTAAAGCTACGCTAAATGGCTCCAAGATAAAGCATACAAATGCTTACGCGGTAAACCTTCAGGACGCTGATTTATCTAATATTGATTTTAGCTTTAGTGAATTAAATGAAGTTGATGTTTCTGATGCTGATATTTGTCGCGGAAAATTTTATAATACTAAAGTTGCAACTTCTAACATGCATGGTTCGTTTTTTGACCATTCACTATTTATTTCAGCAAAGATAGAAGGTGCAGACCTTTCTGAAGCTTCGATGTACAAGGTCAAAATCCAAGATTCTCAAATTTACAACAGTAACCTCTCTCGTCATAATATTGATTCAAGCGAGATAGAAAGCTCAACGTTCTTTAACTTAACAGCCGATAATTCAAGTTGGTCTAATGTAAAAGTAACTAATTCAAATTTCATTGAAAGCAATTTTATATCTTCCTTCTTGCATGATAATACTTTCAAGAAAACTAGCTTTTTTCTCAGCAATTTGAATAATTCAATGATTAGTGATGTATCTTTTCTCTCTTCAAGCATATACAAAAGTTCAGTGCTTAGTGTTCATTTCACAGATTGTGAATTTGATAATTCAATTGTGATTGACAACAAGGGGCAGAAAAAACTCACAGATTTAGAAAACGCTATAACTTCGATTGAAGATCTACAGGAAAAAATATCACAAGGTAAGAAATTTGATGTAAATTATTCTTATTTCAAATTTGAGGATATGGATTTAGAAAATGCTGATTTTTCTAATTCAATACTGAGTAGAGCAAAGTTTGTAAATGTGAATCTGAATAAAGCGAATCTTGAAAAGACAGATTTGCGTTATGCTATCTTTGATAATTCTTCTCTTATTGAAACAAATTTATCAGATTCTAACTTAGAATATGCTAGTTTTTTTAAATCTGATCTAAAAAATGCTATATTAAAAAAAGAAAAATGA
- the ybeY gene encoding rRNA maturation RNase YbeY yields MLEVNVLDKRWCNVVENSEDFVLNIISLSLIELKIDQYKPRISIALAGDNLLHQLNLKFRKIDKPTNVLSFPCEQLSDKSDLGDIALSIDTIERESHEYSIPILAHIAHMLIHGLLHLLGYDHQNEDEEAIMKNLENKILVSLGYLST; encoded by the coding sequence GTGTTAGAAGTAAATGTTCTTGATAAAAGATGGTGTAATGTTGTTGAAAATTCAGAGGATTTTGTATTAAATATTATAAGTTTATCTTTAATAGAATTGAAAATAGACCAATATAAACCAAGAATATCAATAGCTTTGGCGGGCGATAATTTATTACATCAACTTAATCTAAAATTCAGAAAAATAGACAAGCCTACAAACGTGCTGTCGTTTCCATGTGAGCAATTATCTGATAAGAGCGATTTAGGCGATATAGCGCTTTCGATAGATACAATAGAGAGAGAATCGCATGAGTACTCTATACCGATCCTTGCCCACATTGCACATATGCTGATACATGGATTACTGCATTTACTAGGCTATGATCATCAAAATGAAGATGAGGAAGCAATAATGAAAAACCTAGAAAATAAAATTTTAGTTTCGCTTGGTTATTTATCTACGTGA
- a CDS encoding IS5 family transposase, protein MEYYIQETKWEQIFAFLKSVKGIHSKDETQLRRFVEAVWYMVRSGCQWRLLGEIYGNYRSIHRRFKKWCEKGIWEKLFKYTQDPDLEVHMIDGTIVRAHACSAGYKKDSGAQEALGRSKGGFTTKIHALVDALGNPLKFTLTAGQRHDITQAEALTDNVYNSIVVADKGYDSNAFIGSLESKGCEVTIPPKRNRKVQRDYDKHVYKERHLIECFFGKIKNFRRIFSRFDKTAIVFMGFLNFVGALIWLL, encoded by the coding sequence ATGGAATATTACATACAAGAAACAAAATGGGAACAAATTTTTGCATTTTTGAAAAGTGTGAAAGGTATACACAGCAAAGATGAAACGCAACTGAGAAGGTTCGTGGAAGCAGTCTGGTACATGGTCCGAAGTGGTTGCCAGTGGCGTCTTTTAGGAGAAATATATGGTAATTACAGGAGTATACACAGGAGGTTTAAAAAGTGGTGCGAAAAGGGAATTTGGGAAAAGCTATTTAAATATACACAAGATCCAGATTTAGAGGTGCACATGATAGATGGCACAATCGTTCGAGCGCATGCTTGTTCGGCTGGATACAAGAAGGATTCTGGAGCTCAAGAGGCATTGGGACGCAGTAAAGGTGGCTTTACAACAAAAATTCATGCACTTGTCGATGCTCTTGGAAATCCGTTAAAATTTACGCTTACTGCCGGTCAAAGACATGATATTACACAGGCTGAAGCGTTAACAGACAATGTCTATAACTCTATTGTAGTAGCAGATAAGGGCTATGACAGTAACGCATTTATTGGCAGCCTTGAAAGCAAGGGATGTGAGGTCACCATTCCACCAAAAAGGAATCGAAAAGTGCAAAGAGATTATGATAAACATGTTTATAAAGAGCGGCATTTGATCGAGTGTTTTTTCGGTAAAATCAAAAATTTTCGACGGATTTTTTCGAGGTTCGACAAGACTGCTATAGTGTTTATGGGCTTTTTGAACTTTGTTGGTGCACTTATATGGCTACTCTAA
- a CDS encoding NB-ARC domain-containing protein, translated as MLDQEICNSTCGSRRFSHGITYQKLCFLLFLKRAVDSGCPFHSGIEINSVTGFDDIVFRYEQSGKIIHRFIQIKHKRNRSEKVSIGDLLTRKKKSEFGLIKYFIAHLKIESGKKFLSKDPRYFIIATNIDFENSPMQGRKRKLRAMLSGKNKGKEISVRKINTKKNEFLNICGSTRYKLDSSIILYLQENMDFISAQVGKKIGDKEIKGFLNKLVFTVNLPNKAELYEIIKDELGKGLNNIDKKNFLSRCLVEITNLMDEEKGRVLSREKWQALLERIEEEIQEKSVEFNVINEVKNFYGRSRELGDLHCALQKNTKEEPWIIVIGGIRGVGKTECARKYVHDYKKDYDKNVIWINACDYKTMENSFMELAQNRLEISIKDKYEENKKIKEIVEEVYAFFVKRRCIFIFDNAKRYEDISEFLSPFSYSQYPDGKRPYILITSYDEEWKVTKSAEKIKVIWLNELERTEAFELVRKALDIQDDEQDEEIDKLTRKLQHFPLALGQAVSYICNKDGELKLIGHENFTISNYLEKCNQQAKKKELFKEVEELLKQLSCDSEEEKDKNNTILYTKAVLTTLSIAIEDIIQEECGSEALNILEIMAYLASNDIYIKEIFVKLVADNERKLWDAVKLLNRYHIINLKAGIANIHELVQMLTRLCEQNFVVKE; from the coding sequence ATGTTAGATCAAGAGATATGTAATTCTACTTGTGGATCAAGACGCTTTTCCCATGGTATTACCTATCAAAAATTGTGTTTCCTTCTATTTCTTAAACGTGCAGTGGATAGTGGATGTCCTTTCCACTCAGGTATAGAAATAAACTCGGTTACAGGTTTTGATGATATTGTTTTTCGGTACGAACAAAGTGGAAAAATAATACATAGATTCATACAAATTAAACACAAGCGAAATAGGAGTGAAAAGGTCAGCATAGGTGACTTATTAACACGGAAAAAGAAGAGTGAGTTTGGCTTAATAAAATATTTTATTGCTCATTTAAAAATCGAGAGTGGTAAAAAATTTCTAAGTAAAGATCCAAGGTATTTTATTATTGCTACAAATATTGATTTTGAAAATTCTCCAATGCAAGGTCGAAAGAGAAAACTTAGAGCAATGTTAAGTGGAAAAAACAAAGGAAAGGAAATTTCAGTCAGAAAAATAAATACAAAAAAAAATGAATTTTTGAACATATGTGGTAGTACGAGATATAAGCTTGATAGTAGTATTATCCTATACCTGCAGGAAAATATGGATTTTATAAGTGCTCAGGTGGGTAAAAAGATAGGTGATAAAGAAATAAAAGGATTCCTAAATAAGCTAGTGTTTACAGTTAATTTGCCTAATAAAGCTGAACTTTATGAGATCATAAAAGATGAGTTGGGTAAGGGGCTAAATAACATCGATAAAAAGAACTTCCTTAGTCGTTGTTTAGTAGAGATCACGAATTTGATGGATGAAGAAAAGGGGAGGGTTTTATCACGTGAGAAATGGCAAGCTCTTCTTGAAAGAATAGAAGAAGAAATCCAAGAAAAATCTGTTGAGTTTAATGTGATAAACGAAGTGAAAAATTTTTATGGGAGAAGTCGTGAGTTAGGTGATTTGCATTGTGCACTGCAAAAAAATACAAAAGAAGAACCATGGATTATTGTTATTGGTGGGATTAGAGGTGTAGGCAAAACCGAGTGTGCGAGAAAGTATGTTCATGATTACAAAAAAGATTACGATAAAAATGTTATATGGATAAATGCTTGTGACTATAAAACCATGGAAAATTCTTTCATGGAGCTAGCTCAAAATAGGTTGGAAATTTCTATTAAAGATAAGTATGAAGAGAACAAGAAAATAAAAGAAATTGTTGAGGAAGTATATGCTTTTTTTGTAAAGAGAAGATGTATATTTATTTTTGATAATGCTAAAAGATATGAGGACATTAGTGAATTTTTGTCACCTTTTTCATATTCACAGTATCCTGATGGTAAGAGACCTTATATTTTAATTACTTCCTATGATGAAGAATGGAAGGTCACTAAATCAGCGGAAAAGATAAAAGTTATATGGTTAAATGAACTTGAAAGAACGGAAGCTTTTGAGCTTGTGAGAAAAGCCTTGGACATACAAGACGATGAGCAAGATGAGGAAATAGACAAGCTGACAAGAAAGCTGCAACATTTTCCATTGGCTTTGGGGCAAGCGGTTTCATATATTTGCAACAAAGACGGGGAGTTAAAATTAATAGGCCATGAAAACTTCACAATAAGTAATTACCTAGAGAAATGTAATCAACAAGCAAAAAAGAAGGAATTATTTAAGGAAGTAGAAGAATTACTTAAACAATTGTCATGTGATAGTGAGGAGGAGAAAGATAAAAACAATACAATTCTCTATACCAAAGCCGTTTTAACAACATTGAGCATTGCTATTGAAGATATAATACAAGAGGAATGTGGTTCTGAGGCATTAAACATCTTGGAAATAATGGCCTATCTTGCCTCTAACGATATTTATATAAAAGAGATTTTTGTAAAATTAGTTGCAGACAACGAAAGAAAGCTATGGGACGCTGTTAAGCTACTTAACAGGTATCACATAATCAATTTAAAAGCAGGAATAGCGAATATTCACGAACTAGTGCAGATGCTTACTAGGCTCTGTGAACAAAATTTCGTTGTGAAAGAATAA
- a CDS encoding ankyrin repeat domain-containing protein, with the protein MKNILYFVSLFALFGSFNLFAANQFEDEWNERVDTDELVDSAHENDNVDVKENLKQDLPNSVNQEDELKSWRNNYPDLDELNTKHQTQEPDEKKVDSILSKEELNNKSQVPTIGSSINEDRKVDEDFGNKLQEDEALQDLPNVIKKENLDLPFIADANANTSESLPQKGLQTGQKSATKDNEPSEDDVTQLLKKKKEEDAKEKKVSIDFKDRNRKNRAKPIAERDEDGEQNEKKNLQKWTKLNKDPTKEWNHKNAQSKSIYKRQYDSLNEHLPPTIFIDDYSKQLFYCIKKNDLSCLRGIISKLERIGLTTQEILRFKNKFGDTPLIYAVKKSEIDIVRFLLLQGADPRVVNNKFQSPIDIAIERKQIDIINAIAEMTSRLLEHRKINNKESSEMYDWARETKESNKSQCDENQTK; encoded by the coding sequence ATGAAGAATATTTTATATTTTGTATCGCTGTTTGCATTATTTGGATCATTTAATCTATTTGCAGCAAACCAATTTGAAGATGAGTGGAATGAGAGAGTTGATACAGATGAATTAGTTGATTCTGCACATGAAAACGATAATGTTGATGTAAAGGAAAATTTAAAGCAAGATTTACCAAATAGCGTAAATCAAGAAGATGAATTGAAATCTTGGAGAAATAACTATCCCGATCTCGATGAATTAAATACCAAACACCAAACACAAGAACCAGATGAAAAGAAAGTAGATAGTATTTTAAGTAAAGAAGAACTGAATAATAAAAGCCAGGTTCCTACAATTGGAAGTTCTATAAATGAAGATAGGAAAGTTGATGAAGATTTTGGCAATAAATTGCAAGAAGATGAAGCTCTTCAAGATTTACCAAATGTGATCAAGAAGGAAAATTTGGATTTGCCTTTTATTGCTGACGCGAATGCAAATACATCTGAGTCACTTCCGCAGAAAGGCTTACAGACTGGTCAAAAGAGCGCTACAAAAGATAATGAGCCTTCAGAAGATGACGTAACACAACTATTAAAGAAAAAAAAGGAAGAAGACGCTAAAGAAAAAAAAGTAAGCATTGATTTCAAGGATCGTAATAGGAAAAATCGAGCAAAACCTATAGCTGAAAGAGATGAAGATGGCGAACAAAATGAAAAGAAAAATTTACAAAAATGGACAAAATTAAACAAAGATCCAACAAAAGAATGGAATCATAAAAATGCGCAGAGCAAGTCAATATATAAGCGACAGTATGACAGCCTTAACGAGCATCTTCCACCAACGATATTCATTGATGATTACAGTAAGCAGCTTTTCTACTGTATAAAAAAGAATGACTTGTCTTGCCTCAGAGGAATAATCAGTAAATTAGAACGAATTGGATTAACTACTCAAGAAATACTAAGATTTAAAAATAAATTTGGTGACACCCCTCTAATTTATGCAGTCAAAAAAAGTGAAATAGATATAGTACGTTTTCTTTTGTTACAAGGTGCAGACCCTAGAGTGGTTAATAACAAATTTCAATCCCCTATTGATATAGCAATCGAAAGAAAGCAGATCGATATAATAAATGCGATTGCTGAAATGACTTCACGTCTTTTAGAACATAGAAAGATAAATAACAAAGAAAGCTCAGAAATGTATGATTGGGCTAGAGAAACAAAAGAAAGCAATAAGTCTCAGTGTGATGAAAATCAAACAAAATGA
- the gatB gene encoding Asp-tRNA(Asn)/Glu-tRNA(Gln) amidotransferase subunit GatB, whose amino-acid sequence MVKVDWEAVIGLEVHAQVSSKTKLFSSSSTEFGAEHNTQVSLVDVAMPGTLPILNYYCVEQAIRTGLAISGEINKNSYFDRKNYFYPDLPQGYQITQFFEPIVKNGRMFIGDDKKEIRIARIHLEQDAGKSIHDESKTYVDLNRAGVALMEIVSEPDLRSSEEAAEFMKKLRQILRYIGSCDGDMEKGSLRCDANVSIRPKGSDAFGTRCEIKNLNSIRYVVQAIDYEIQRQIEILENGGEISQDTLLFDVALGKTKVMRNKEDASDYRYFPEPDLLPVEVSQEKIDLIKSSLPELPEQKKQRYIEKLSVNEYDADVITSDKAIADYFEELIKTHDSKIVVTWLTVELFGRLNKAGINITDSPIKANALSEFLNFIVDETISAKLGKQIFDIMFETGKSAASIIEEQDLKQITDKDQISEIINKIIETHQDKVQEYKSGKTRLYGFFVGEVMKLTKGKANPDIVNSILNERLSN is encoded by the coding sequence ATGGTAAAAGTGGATTGGGAAGCAGTAATTGGACTTGAGGTGCATGCTCAAGTTTCTTCTAAGACAAAGCTATTTTCTAGCTCGTCAACTGAATTTGGTGCTGAACATAACACTCAAGTTTCTTTAGTAGATGTAGCAATGCCAGGGACGCTACCAATACTAAATTACTACTGCGTAGAACAAGCAATACGCACTGGTCTTGCAATATCTGGAGAAATTAACAAGAATTCTTATTTTGATCGGAAAAATTATTTTTATCCTGATTTACCACAAGGTTATCAGATAACACAGTTTTTTGAGCCAATAGTTAAAAATGGTAGAATGTTTATTGGAGATGATAAAAAAGAGATAAGAATTGCTAGAATTCACTTAGAACAAGATGCGGGAAAGAGTATTCACGATGAGAGTAAAACGTATGTGGATCTGAATCGTGCAGGTGTTGCATTAATGGAAATTGTTTCCGAGCCAGACCTTAGATCATCTGAGGAAGCTGCAGAATTTATGAAAAAATTGAGGCAGATTTTACGCTATATTGGCTCGTGTGACGGTGATATGGAAAAAGGGTCACTTCGCTGTGATGCAAATGTATCTATTCGTCCAAAAGGCAGTGACGCATTTGGAACTCGTTGTGAGATAAAAAATTTAAATTCAATACGTTATGTTGTACAAGCCATAGATTATGAAATACAAAGACAAATTGAAATTTTAGAAAATGGAGGAGAAATAAGTCAAGATACCTTATTGTTCGACGTTGCTTTAGGAAAAACAAAGGTGATGCGAAATAAAGAAGATGCAAGTGACTATAGATACTTTCCTGAACCTGATCTGTTGCCTGTTGAGGTCAGTCAAGAAAAGATTGATTTGATTAAATCATCTTTACCTGAATTGCCAGAGCAGAAAAAGCAACGATATATTGAAAAGCTCAGCGTCAATGAATACGATGCAGATGTCATTACCTCTGATAAAGCAATTGCTGATTATTTTGAAGAGTTAATAAAGACACACGATTCAAAAATCGTGGTAACATGGCTCACTGTTGAACTTTTTGGTCGTTTGAACAAAGCTGGAATTAATATTACTGACTCTCCAATCAAAGCAAATGCATTATCTGAATTTTTGAATTTTATTGTTGATGAAACAATCTCTGCTAAACTTGGCAAACAGATATTTGATATTATGTTTGAAACTGGCAAATCCGCAGCTTCAATTATAGAAGAACAAGACCTGAAGCAGATTACTGATAAGGATCAAATATCTGAAATTATTAACAAAATCATTGAAACTCACCAAGATAAAGTTCAGGAGTATAAAAGCGGTAAAACAAGGCTTTATGGATTTTTTGTTGGTGAAGTCATGAAACTCACAAAGGGAAAAGCCAATCCTGATATAGTGAATTCAATCCTAAATGAAAGATTAAGTAACTAG
- a CDS encoding TraR/DksA family transcriptional regulator produces MEKLPEIKLPKDYAPSEDEEYMGLRHLEYFSLKLQSMLDELEKQELEDNSIGIYYSDEDSGNEKLIKRRKDRKEKIKEALEKIKLGTYGYCDGTGEEIGVERLKANPLAIYCIEEQERIEKEKNVYNIDD; encoded by the coding sequence ATGGAAAAGTTACCAGAAATCAAATTACCAAAAGATTACGCTCCTTCAGAGGATGAAGAATATATGGGCTTAAGACATTTGGAATATTTTAGCTTAAAGTTACAATCAATGCTTGATGAGCTAGAAAAACAAGAGCTAGAAGATAATAGTATTGGTATATACTATTCTGATGAAGATAGTGGAAATGAAAAGTTGATCAAGCGACGAAAAGATAGGAAAGAGAAAATTAAAGAAGCATTAGAAAAAATAAAATTAGGTACTTATGGCTATTGTGACGGTACAGGGGAGGAGATAGGAGTTGAAAGACTGAAGGCCAATCCTCTTGCTATATATTGCATTGAGGAGCAGGAAAGGATCGAAAAGGAAAAGAACGTGTATAATATTGATGATTGA